The Mycolicibacterium aurum genome segment GACATCGGTGCCGCCGCAGGCAGGGCCACCGCCAAGGCGGCCGGCGTGGTGATCGACGACACCGCGGTCACCCCTCAGTACGTGCACGGCATCGCTGCCGAACGCGAACTCCCGATCATCAAGCGCATAGCGCTGGGCTCGCTGCGCAACAAGGTCCTCTTCATCCTGCCCGCCGCGCTGCTGCTGAGTCAGTTCGTGCCGTGGCTGCTGACCCCGATCCTGATGCTCGGCGCAACCTATCTGTGCTTCGAGGGAGCCGAGAAGGTCTGGGGCATGATCCGCGGCAGCGACTCGCATGCGGCCCCCGTCGCGGCGGCGGGACCGGACGCCGAAAAACTGATGGTGACCGGTGCGGTCCGCACCGACTTCATCCTGTCGGCCGAGATCATGGTCATCGCCCTCAACGAGGTGGCTGACCAGTCGTTTGTACCGCGGCTGCTCATCCTGCTCGTCGTCGCCGTCGTGATCACTGCGGTCGTGTACGGCGTCGTCGCCGGCATCGTGAAGATGGACGACATCGGCCTGAGCCTCACGCAGCGCTCCTCGGCTTTCGCGCAGAAGGTGGGTCGCGGCCTCGTCGCCGGCATGCCGAAACTGCTCTCGGCGCTGTCGGTCGTCGGCACCGTGGCGATGCTGTGGGTCGGCGGGCACATCCTGCTCATCGGGGCTGACGAACTGGGCTGGCATGCGCCCTACGCGCTTGTCCACCACGGCGAGGAGTACGTGCACCACGTGGCAGGCGTGGGAGGTGCGCTCGCCTGGTTGGTCAACACCGCCGCGTCAGCGGTGATCGGGCTCGTGGTGGGCGCGATCGTCGTGGCGGTCGTGCACGTGCTGCCGTTCGGCAAGAAGAAGGACGCGCACGCGACCGCTCACTGAGGCGTGCCGAATCGCGTGTCGAACCCGGCCTTCCGTGCGGACAACTGCGCTGCGCGCTGCGCCGGGGTGACGTATGTCGTCGTCGTCGGCAGCACCGCCGGCAGGTCCGACAGCGCGACGAGCTGCGACGTCAGTGTGGGCGTCACCGGCAATGTCAGGTCGAGGTCCTGGAACCGCATCGAGATCGTGCCCCTGTTCAGGCCGCCGGTCGACACCCAGTTGTAGACGCCGGGATCGGTCGGCGAGATGACGAACGTGTACGTGCCGTCCGGATTCGCGACCGCCTGGGCGTTGTTCAGGCTGGTCTGTTCGTCCCAGTAGTTGTCGGTGATCGTCCAGAGATCGGTCACCGGAACGGTGAAGTAGCGCGCATTGCCCGGCGTGACGGTGACGACGAGCGCCTGGTCATCGGCGAGTGCGAAGTACCCAGCGCTTTGCAACTGGGTGGCCAGGAACTCGGCGTTGCGGGTCGGGTTCCTCAGCACGTTCGGCGCGACACGCTCGCCGGTCTGCGGGTCCGTGGTGGCGACCTTGATGTACTTCGACTCCTGTCCCAAACCGAGCGCCATGATCACCGCGGTGAAGACGCCGCGCAGGATCGTCGGCGGCTTTTTCATCGGGGGGATGACCGACACCAGCGTCGTGAGTAGGGGGCTTCTGGTCACCATGGGCCCGAGACCAGGGATCGCGAAGCCACCGAGTTGGCTGAACAGGCTGTCGCGAGGTCCTGACTGGCGCTCGATGGACAGAGTCATCGGCGGCTGGGTGTTCCAGTCCGACAAGGTGTTTCGCACCGCGATCAGCGTGGTGTCGGCGGTCAACTGCAGGTGGTTGCGCTGCCCCTGGGCGGCGGGAGCACCGCTGACGGTGATGGTGAACGACCCGTCGGCGCCGATCTCGATCTGCCGGCCACTGAGGTTGTCCGCAGTGACGCCCGAAAGTCCGGTCAGCACACTGAAGTTGGTGTCTGCGGGCAGCGCGCCGGTGAAGCGACCCCTGATGACGTAGGTCGAGGTCATGTTCACACCCATGAAGCGATAGATCGTGTCCGGGTTGTCGTAGAGGATGCGCGACCCCCCGACTGCCCGTCCGTACCAGGTGTGTGGCGGTGCGACCTGGGTGACCACGGTCGGTGTCATCGGATTGAGCAGCTGCTGCTGGAACGCGGCGCCCATCGCGTACTCGTCGACGGCGCGCCCGAGCTGCCGGAAGTTCTCCCAGTCGGGTCCGCCGATCTCGCCGTACTGGCGGATCGCGGTCAGCAGCCACCCCACCTCGAGCACGCGCTGCATCAGCTGAACCGGCCAGGTCTTGACCGTCGCCGCGGCTATG includes the following:
- a CDS encoding DUF808 domain-containing protein, coding for MSAGLFALLDDVAALARLAAASVDDIGAAAGRATAKAAGVVIDDTAVTPQYVHGIAAERELPIIKRIALGSLRNKVLFILPAALLLSQFVPWLLTPILMLGATYLCFEGAEKVWGMIRGSDSHAAPVAAAGPDAEKLMVTGAVRTDFILSAEIMVIALNEVADQSFVPRLLILLVVAVVITAVVYGVVAGIVKMDDIGLSLTQRSSAFAQKVGRGLVAGMPKLLSALSVVGTVAMLWVGGHILLIGADELGWHAPYALVHHGEEYVHHVAGVGGALAWLVNTAASAVIGLVVGAIVVAVVHVLPFGKKKDAHATAH
- a CDS encoding DUF1214 domain-containing protein, with protein sequence MTPQHPEMPSSRHGRYVGRVGALAVALGIGAAIANGSAVAAADDGASGSESSDTSQTSQSESPDRDAGASTPESGPTSTSRADAEDSEGADEVATEDIEEPDDQDDASPAAKTRGSETRATIDVVGPSRDSDESDTETDEPASPESTAMWTLVGAAPRREPAPDTAPPSEQTAAPIDTQVNTKAVADSSPLGTEQQLEAERIAAATVKTWPVQLMQRVLEVGWLLTAIRQYGEIGGPDWENFRQLGRAVDEYAMGAAFQQQLLNPMTPTVVTQVAPPHTWYGRAVGGSRILYDNPDTIYRFMGVNMTSTYVIRGRFTGALPADTNFSVLTGLSGVTADNLSGRQIEIGADGSFTITVSGAPAAQGQRNHLQLTADTTLIAVRNTLSDWNTQPPMTLSIERQSGPRDSLFSQLGGFAIPGLGPMVTRSPLLTTLVSVIPPMKKPPTILRGVFTAVIMALGLGQESKYIKVATTDPQTGERVAPNVLRNPTRNAEFLATQLQSAGYFALADDQALVVTVTPGNARYFTVPVTDLWTITDNYWDEQTSLNNAQAVANPDGTYTFVISPTDPGVYNWVSTGGLNRGTISMRFQDLDLTLPVTPTLTSQLVALSDLPAVLPTTTTYVTPAQRAAQLSARKAGFDTRFGTPQ